The proteins below come from a single Pandoraea apista genomic window:
- a CDS encoding PhoH family protein gives MPLPSAPTKPGTLLAPEQFPTRLKPSRTEAKKPIPSSEQHALGETSGAAGTAELKVVPKTGPATQTAPQPSPAARSPQSPPAADSTGATPSLKAVKSTATSGGSKRARTKDQEPAKLFVLDTNVLMHDPSSLFRFEEHDVYLPMMTLEELDNHKKGMSEVARNARQVSRTLDGLVAESGTKSMAEGIPLSRLGNKDATGRLYFQTDLPEVPPLEGLPQGKADNQILGVVRALEDKFRDRQVVLVSKDINMRVKAHALGLPAEDYFNDKVLEDSDLLYSGVMALPPDFWTKHGKGMESWQDNRTGTTFYRITGPLCMNFLINQFVYLETNNGEAPFYAQVREINGKTALLQTLRDYGHHKNNVWGITARNREQNFALNLLMNPEVDFITLLGQAGTGKTLLALAAGLAQTLDEKRYNEIIITRATVPVGEDIGFLPGTEEEKMQPWMGAFDDNLEVLQKTDDSAGEWGRAATQELIRSRLKVKSMNFMRGRTFVNKFVIIDEAQNLTPKQMKTLVTRAGPGTKLICLGNIAQIDTPYLTEGSSGLTYVVDRFKGWGHSGHVTLARGERSRLADYAAEIL, from the coding sequence ATGCCATTGCCATCGGCGCCGACCAAACCGGGCACGCTGCTTGCCCCGGAACAATTCCCCACTCGCCTCAAACCTTCGCGCACGGAGGCCAAGAAACCGATCCCCTCATCTGAACAACACGCCCTGGGCGAGACGTCCGGTGCGGCTGGCACGGCCGAGTTGAAGGTCGTCCCCAAAACAGGTCCCGCGACGCAGACTGCTCCACAGCCGTCGCCTGCTGCACGCTCGCCCCAATCGCCCCCGGCAGCCGATTCGACCGGCGCAACCCCGTCTCTCAAGGCCGTGAAATCGACGGCGACGAGCGGTGGTTCGAAGCGTGCCCGTACCAAGGATCAGGAACCCGCCAAGCTCTTCGTGCTCGACACGAATGTGCTCATGCACGACCCGAGCAGCCTGTTCCGCTTCGAAGAGCACGACGTCTATCTGCCGATGATGACGTTGGAAGAGCTCGACAATCACAAGAAGGGCATGTCGGAAGTGGCGCGCAATGCGCGTCAGGTGAGCCGCACCCTCGACGGGCTGGTCGCGGAAAGCGGCACGAAGTCGATGGCCGAGGGTATTCCGCTCTCGCGGCTCGGCAACAAGGACGCCACTGGCCGCCTCTACTTCCAGACCGACCTTCCCGAGGTCCCGCCCCTCGAAGGACTGCCGCAAGGCAAGGCCGACAACCAGATTCTGGGTGTCGTGCGAGCGCTGGAGGACAAATTCCGCGATCGCCAGGTCGTGCTGGTGTCGAAGGACATCAACATGCGCGTCAAGGCGCATGCGCTCGGTCTGCCCGCGGAAGATTACTTCAACGACAAGGTGCTTGAGGACAGCGATCTGTTGTACTCGGGCGTGATGGCCTTGCCGCCGGACTTCTGGACCAAGCACGGCAAGGGCATGGAGAGCTGGCAGGACAATCGTACCGGCACCACGTTCTATCGCATCACCGGCCCGCTGTGCATGAATTTCCTCATCAATCAGTTCGTCTATCTCGAGACGAATAACGGTGAGGCGCCGTTCTACGCGCAGGTTCGTGAGATCAACGGCAAGACGGCGCTGCTGCAAACGCTGCGCGACTATGGGCACCACAAAAACAACGTGTGGGGCATCACGGCGCGCAATCGCGAGCAGAACTTCGCGCTCAATTTGCTGATGAACCCGGAGGTCGACTTCATCACGTTGCTCGGCCAGGCCGGTACCGGCAAGACACTGCTCGCCCTTGCCGCAGGTCTGGCCCAAACGCTCGACGAGAAGCGCTACAACGAAATCATCATCACGCGGGCGACCGTGCCCGTCGGTGAAGATATCGGCTTCCTGCCGGGCACCGAGGAAGAAAAGATGCAACCGTGGATGGGGGCATTCGACGACAACCTCGAAGTGCTTCAGAAGACGGACGATTCTGCCGGTGAATGGGGCCGCGCAGCCACGCAGGAATTGATCCGCTCGCGACTCAAGGTCAAGAGCATGAATTTCATGCGCGGACGCACGTTCGTGAACAAGTTCGTCATCATCGACGAGGCACAGAACCTGACGCCGAAGCAGATGAAGACGCTCGTTACCCGTGCCGGCCCGGGGACCAAGCTGATCTGTCTGGGCAATATCGCACAGATCGATACCCCCTACCTCACGGAAGGCAGCTCGGGCCTCACCTACGTGGTGGATCGTTTCAAGGGTTGGGGGCATAGCGGACACGTTACGCTCGCGCGTGGCGAACGTTCGCGTCTGGCCGATTACGCTGCGGAGATTCTCTGA
- a CDS encoding formyltransferase, with the protein MSAKAVVFAYHNVGVRCLQVLLARGVDVALVVTHQDNPNENIWFGSVARVAAEHGIPVVTPDDPADPALAEQIRAVAPDFIFSFYYRHMIPVAVLDIAPRGAFNMHGSLLPKYRGRVPVNWAVLKGETETGATLHEMAAKPDAGAIIDQTAVPILPDDTAGEVFEKVTVAAEQTLWRCLPGLIAGTAPRHTNDLGSGSYFGGRKPEDGRIDWSQPAKDVYNLIRAVAPPYPGAFTDAANRRWVVTRARLSRSPVPAGLPCGLQVVDNALLGVCGDANAVVIHELMLDGKPVTPEQFSQLNH; encoded by the coding sequence ATGAGCGCAAAGGCCGTCGTTTTCGCATATCACAACGTTGGCGTGCGCTGCCTGCAGGTATTGCTGGCGCGCGGCGTCGATGTCGCACTCGTCGTCACGCATCAGGACAACCCGAACGAAAACATCTGGTTCGGCAGCGTTGCGCGTGTCGCCGCCGAGCACGGTATCCCGGTCGTCACCCCTGACGATCCAGCCGATCCCGCGCTTGCCGAGCAAATCCGTGCCGTCGCGCCGGATTTCATCTTCTCGTTCTACTACCGCCACATGATTCCCGTGGCGGTACTCGACATCGCGCCGCGAGGTGCATTCAACATGCACGGCTCGCTGCTGCCGAAGTATCGTGGCCGCGTGCCGGTCAATTGGGCGGTTTTAAAGGGTGAAACGGAAACGGGCGCCACGCTGCACGAAATGGCCGCCAAGCCCGACGCCGGGGCCATCATCGATCAGACGGCCGTGCCGATCCTGCCGGACGACACGGCTGGCGAGGTGTTCGAGAAAGTGACGGTCGCCGCCGAGCAAACGCTCTGGCGCTGCCTGCCGGGCCTCATCGCAGGCACGGCCCCGCGTCACACCAACGATCTGGGCTCGGGCAGCTATTTCGGCGGACGCAAGCCGGAAGACGGCCGGATCGACTGGTCGCAGCCTGCCAAGGACGTCTATAACCTGATTCGCGCAGTTGCGCCGCCCTACCCCGGCGCATTTACCGACGCGGCGAACCGCCGCTGGGTCGTCACACGCGCCCGTCTGTCGCGCTCGCCGGTTCCCGCCGGTTTGCCCTGCGGACTGCAAGTAGTGGATAATGCGCTCCTTGGCGTTTGCGGCGACGCAAACGCCGTCGTCATTCATGAACTAATGCTGGACGGCAAGCCTGTCACGCCGGAACAGTTTTCCCAGCTCAATCACTGA
- a CDS encoding peroxiredoxin, whose protein sequence is MTVAIDTPVPDFTAPATGGDFSLKAHRGQKVVIYFYPKDNTPGCTTEGMNFRDSYAQFQAAGAQIIGVSRDSLRSHENFQRKLELPFPLISDGDEAVCKLFGVIKLKKLYGKEHMGIERSTFLIDEKGVLRKEWRGVRVPDHVAEVLAAVQAL, encoded by the coding sequence GTGACGGTAGCCATCGACACTCCCGTGCCCGATTTCACCGCACCGGCCACCGGCGGCGATTTTTCGCTCAAAGCCCACCGCGGCCAGAAGGTGGTGATCTACTTTTACCCGAAGGACAACACCCCCGGCTGCACGACGGAAGGCATGAACTTTCGCGACAGTTACGCGCAGTTCCAAGCCGCCGGCGCGCAGATCATCGGTGTATCGCGCGACAGTCTGCGCTCGCACGAGAACTTCCAGCGCAAGCTCGAATTGCCTTTCCCGCTGATCTCCGACGGCGACGAAGCCGTCTGCAAGTTGTTCGGTGTCATCAAGCTGAAAAAACTGTATGGCAAGGAGCATATGGGCATCGAGCGCAGCACCTTCCTGATCGACGAAAAAGGCGTGTTGCGCAAGGAATGGCGTGGCGTACGCGTGCCCGATCACGTTGCTGAAGTCCTGGCTGCCGTACAGGCGCTCTGA
- a CDS encoding SMR family transporter, which translates to MNLATFSLILTGVLLNACAQLLLKAGAGSIGALEFTRANIVPIGIKLATQLPIMGGLVCYAISVVVWILALSRVEVSIAYPMLSLGYVVNAFAAWYLFGETLSMQRLVAIGIILVGVYILARS; encoded by the coding sequence ATGAATCTCGCTACGTTTTCCCTTATTCTCACGGGCGTGCTGCTCAATGCCTGCGCCCAGTTGTTGCTCAAAGCTGGCGCGGGCTCCATCGGCGCACTAGAGTTCACCCGCGCCAATATAGTGCCCATCGGCATCAAGCTCGCCACGCAATTGCCGATTATGGGCGGGCTGGTCTGCTATGCCATCAGCGTGGTTGTATGGATTCTGGCGCTCTCGCGTGTTGAAGTCTCGATCGCCTATCCGATGCTCTCGCTCGGTTATGTCGTGAACGCGTTCGCCGCCTGGTACTTGTTTGGCGAGACGCTGTCGATGCAGCGCCTTGTCGCGATCGGCATCATTCTGGTCGGTGTTTATATTCTTGCCCGCAGCTAA
- a CDS encoding DegT/DnrJ/EryC1/StrS family aminotransferase, which produces MSDSATSQSNQPFLPFTRPSIDDATIAGVTEVLRSGWITSGPQVQAFEKALSEFFGGRPVRVFNSGTATLEIGLRIAGVQGGDEVITTPLSWVATSNVILEVGATPVFVDVDPATRNIDLDLLEKAITPKTRAIIPVYLAGLPVDMDRLYDIARRHNLRVIEDAAQAMGSTWGGKRIGAIGDLVSLSFHANKNLTSIEGGALIFNNEDEARLAEKYRLQGVTRTGFDGMDVDVLGGKYNLTDVAARVGLGQMPHLAAFNRRRTELARLYFDTFAGGPAVALGLGLPHADFTNSNWHMFQVELPLERLTIDRAGVMEKLKARGIGSGVHYPAIHLFTMYRSLGFHEGQFPHTERLGRRLLTLPLFPAMSDADVARVCEAVNAICADHQK; this is translated from the coding sequence ATGAGCGACTCGGCAACCTCCCAATCGAATCAACCATTCCTGCCGTTCACGCGGCCGAGTATCGACGACGCCACTATCGCCGGCGTGACCGAAGTGCTGCGCTCCGGCTGGATCACCTCGGGCCCGCAAGTGCAGGCCTTTGAGAAGGCACTGTCCGAATTTTTCGGCGGCCGTCCGGTGCGCGTCTTCAACTCGGGAACCGCTACGCTCGAGATCGGCCTGCGCATCGCCGGCGTGCAAGGCGGCGACGAAGTCATCACCACGCCGCTGTCGTGGGTCGCCACGTCCAACGTGATTCTGGAAGTCGGTGCAACACCGGTGTTCGTCGACGTCGATCCGGCCACACGCAATATCGACCTCGATCTGCTCGAGAAAGCGATCACGCCCAAGACGCGCGCCATCATTCCCGTCTATCTCGCCGGATTGCCGGTCGATATGGACCGGTTGTACGACATTGCGCGCCGTCACAACCTGCGCGTGATCGAAGACGCCGCGCAAGCCATGGGATCGACCTGGGGCGGCAAGCGTATCGGCGCCATCGGCGATCTCGTCTCGCTCAGTTTTCACGCCAACAAGAACCTCACCTCCATTGAAGGCGGTGCGCTCATCTTCAACAATGAGGACGAGGCGCGTCTGGCCGAGAAGTACCGCCTGCAGGGTGTCACCCGCACCGGTTTCGACGGCATGGATGTCGATGTCCTGGGCGGCAAGTACAACCTCACCGACGTTGCCGCTCGTGTCGGCCTCGGCCAGATGCCGCATCTCGCAGCGTTCAACCGCCGCCGCACCGAACTGGCCCGTCTGTATTTCGACACGTTCGCGGGCGGCCCTGCCGTGGCGCTCGGCCTCGGTTTGCCGCACGCCGACTTCACAAATTCGAACTGGCACATGTTCCAGGTCGAGTTGCCGCTGGAGCGCCTCACGATCGACCGCGCCGGCGTCATGGAAAAGCTCAAGGCCCGGGGCATTGGCAGCGGCGTGCACTACCCGGCCATTCACCTGTTTACAATGTATCGTTCGCTCGGCTTCCACGAGGGACAGTTCCCGCATACGGAACGCCTCGGCCGCAGGCTGCTGACGTTGCCGCTCTTCCCCGCGATGAGCGATGCCGACGTTGCCCGCGTCTGCGAAGCCGTTAACGCCATTTGCGCTGATCATCAAAAATGA
- a CDS encoding bifunctional UDP-4-keto-pentose/UDP-xylose synthase: MKKVLILGVNGFIGHHLSKRILETTDWEVYGMDMLTDRLGDLVNHERMHFFEGDITINKEWVEYHIRKCDVILPLVAIATPATYVKAPLRVFELDFEANLPIVRSAVKYGKHLVFPSTSEVYGMCTDGEFDPENSPLIYGPINKPRWIYACSKQLMDRVIWGYGMQEGLNFSLFRPFNWIGAGLDSIYTPKEGSSRVVTQFLGHIARGENISLVDGGNQKRAFTDIDDGIDALVRIIDNKNNVASGKIYNIGNPKNNFSVRELANMMLKLAAEYPEYAETAKKVQLVETSSGAYYGNGYQDVQNRVPKIENTMQELGWAPTTSMDDALRKIFEAYRGHVAEARRLVEGE; the protein is encoded by the coding sequence ATGAAAAAAGTCCTGATTCTCGGTGTCAACGGGTTCATCGGCCACCATCTGTCGAAACGCATCCTGGAGACGACCGACTGGGAAGTTTATGGCATGGACATGCTCACGGATCGCTTGGGCGATCTGGTCAACCACGAGCGCATGCACTTCTTCGAAGGCGACATCACGATCAACAAGGAATGGGTCGAGTACCACATCCGCAAGTGTGACGTGATCCTGCCGCTGGTCGCCATCGCCACACCGGCGACTTACGTGAAGGCGCCGCTGCGCGTGTTCGAACTCGACTTCGAGGCGAACCTGCCGATCGTGCGCTCGGCCGTGAAGTACGGCAAGCACCTGGTGTTCCCGTCGACTTCCGAGGTCTACGGTATGTGCACCGACGGCGAATTCGACCCGGAAAACTCGCCGCTGATCTACGGCCCGATCAACAAGCCGCGCTGGATCTACGCCTGCTCGAAGCAGCTCATGGATCGTGTGATCTGGGGCTACGGCATGCAGGAAGGCCTGAATTTCTCGCTGTTCCGCCCGTTCAACTGGATCGGCGCCGGGCTCGACTCGATCTACACGCCGAAGGAAGGTTCGTCGCGCGTGGTCACGCAGTTCCTCGGCCACATTGCCCGCGGCGAAAACATCAGCCTGGTCGATGGCGGCAACCAGAAGCGAGCCTTTACCGACATTGACGATGGTATCGACGCCCTGGTGCGTATCATCGACAACAAGAACAACGTTGCCAGCGGCAAGATCTACAACATTGGCAACCCGAAGAACAATTTCTCGGTGCGCGAACTGGCCAACATGATGCTCAAGCTGGCCGCCGAGTATCCCGAGTACGCCGAAACCGCCAAGAAGGTTCAGCTCGTCGAAACGTCGTCGGGCGCCTACTACGGCAACGGCTATCAGGACGTGCAGAACCGCGTGCCGAAGATCGAGAACACCATGCAGGAACTCGGCTGGGCACCGACCACTTCGATGGACGACGCACTGCGCAAGATTTTCGAAGCGTATCGCGGCCATGTTGCCGAAGCTCGCCGTCTGGTCGAAGGCGAGTAA
- a CDS encoding C40 family peptidase: protein MRIQRSLCTPRFLARYVTPPAVLPNALWRCGGALALTLLVAACSSGPSVRQGGTANYGNRTVGPERSAGQEEITLEAMSLVGIPYRYGGNTPDSGFDCSGLVRYVVARAAGVNLPRTTADMSGVGTPLERDDLASGDLIFFNTTGRAHSHVGIYVGEGKFVHAPNSGGTVRLESLYIPYWARRIDGVRRVAANKAPAGNTTYVNRTAPATVAQTPAAATPMNSAPNRPLTAATPSPMDTPQVSPPRSTANLVTPPLQDDDPIARFANSSM, encoded by the coding sequence ATGCGAATTCAGCGATCTCTCTGCACGCCTCGCTTTCTTGCTCGCTACGTGACGCCGCCGGCGGTACTGCCGAACGCGCTGTGGCGGTGCGGGGGCGCGTTGGCGCTCACGTTGCTGGTCGCCGCATGTTCGTCCGGCCCGTCGGTCAGGCAAGGCGGCACTGCCAACTATGGCAACCGTACGGTAGGCCCCGAGCGCAGCGCAGGTCAGGAGGAAATCACGCTCGAAGCGATGAGCCTCGTTGGCATTCCCTACCGCTACGGCGGCAATACCCCAGACTCCGGTTTCGATTGCAGCGGCCTCGTGCGCTATGTCGTCGCGCGCGCCGCGGGCGTGAACCTGCCGCGCACGACCGCCGACATGAGTGGCGTCGGCACGCCGCTCGAACGCGACGATCTCGCGTCGGGCGACCTCATCTTCTTCAACACGACGGGACGCGCCCACTCGCACGTGGGTATCTATGTCGGTGAGGGGAAGTTCGTGCACGCACCTAACTCTGGCGGCACGGTGCGTCTGGAGAGCCTCTACATCCCGTATTGGGCACGCCGGATCGATGGGGTTCGGCGCGTGGCGGCCAACAAGGCGCCCGCCGGCAATACGACCTACGTAAATCGCACCGCGCCCGCAACGGTCGCGCAGACGCCGGCAGCAGCAACACCAATGAATAGCGCGCCGAACCGGCCGCTCACGGCTGCCACGCCCTCCCCAATGGACACGCCACAGGTGTCGCCGCCGAGGAGCACGGCGAACCTCGTCACGCCGCCATTGCAGGACGACGATCCGATCGCCCGCTTCGCCAATAGCTCAATGTAA
- a CDS encoding cupin domain-containing protein, translating to MQRDTFERELAEEGFTELVKVTRESGDLEVHAHPFEAKALILFGEIAIRVGDDERVYHEGDVFHLKANEAHAERYGPAGVQYLVGRKTLH from the coding sequence AACGCGACACATTTGAGCGGGAACTGGCCGAGGAAGGTTTTACCGAGCTGGTGAAAGTCACGAGAGAGTCGGGTGATCTCGAGGTTCATGCGCATCCCTTCGAAGCGAAAGCGCTGATTCTCTTCGGCGAAATCGCCATTCGCGTGGGCGACGACGAGCGTGTGTACCACGAGGGCGACGTCTTCCATCTGAAGGCTAACGAAGCGCACGCCGAACGTTACGGTCCGGCTGGTGTGCAATATCTCGTCGGCCGGAAAACCTTACATTGA
- a CDS encoding polysaccharide deacetylase family protein: MAKFVLKIDVDTLRGTREGVPNLLAALAEHEAQATFLFSLGPDHTGWALKRVFRPGFLKKVSRTSVVEHYGFKTLMYGTLLPGPDIGRRAADVMRTVQAAGHETGIHTWDHTYWQDNVRTRDAAWTQRQMSQAFARFTQIFGAPPLTHGAAGWQMNNDAFRQIDAWGMKYASDGRGTAPHYPIVDGVRLNHVQMPTTLPTVDELLGVDGRDINGVAEYLLALTRDPAQHHVFTLHAELEGQKLAPLFRQLLAGWRRQGHDLVTMGQYYASLDLASLPAHPVVWGEIPGRSGDLILEGEAAA, encoded by the coding sequence ATGGCCAAGTTTGTCCTGAAGATCGACGTCGACACCCTGCGCGGCACGCGCGAAGGCGTGCCCAATCTGCTCGCCGCCCTGGCCGAGCATGAGGCGCAAGCGACGTTCCTGTTCAGCCTCGGGCCGGACCACACCGGCTGGGCGCTCAAGCGCGTCTTCCGTCCGGGCTTTCTGAAGAAGGTCTCGCGTACGTCGGTGGTCGAACACTATGGCTTCAAGACGCTCATGTACGGCACCCTGCTCCCCGGCCCGGACATCGGGCGGCGGGCGGCCGACGTCATGCGCACCGTGCAAGCAGCCGGTCATGAGACCGGTATCCATACGTGGGACCACACCTACTGGCAGGACAACGTGCGCACGCGCGACGCCGCCTGGACACAGCGCCAGATGTCACAGGCCTTTGCACGCTTCACGCAGATATTCGGCGCACCGCCGCTCACGCATGGGGCAGCCGGCTGGCAGATGAACAACGATGCTTTCCGACAAATCGATGCCTGGGGCATGAAGTACGCGTCGGATGGGCGCGGCACTGCGCCTCACTACCCGATCGTCGACGGCGTGCGTCTGAATCATGTTCAGATGCCGACGACGCTGCCCACCGTGGACGAGCTGCTCGGTGTCGATGGCCGCGATATCAATGGCGTGGCCGAGTACCTGCTTGCCCTGACCCGCGATCCGGCGCAACATCACGTGTTCACGCTTCATGCAGAACTTGAAGGCCAGAAGCTGGCCCCATTATTCCGTCAATTGCTGGCCGGATGGCGCCGTCAAGGGCACGATCTGGTGACGATGGGCCAGTACTACGCATCGCTTGATCTCGCCTCACTGCCGGCGCATCCCGTCGTGTGGGGCGAAATTCCGGGTCGTTCAGGCGATCTGATTCTTGAGGGCGAGGCGGCTGCCTGA
- a CDS encoding glycosyltransferase — protein sequence MNCPQLSVVIPVYNEEAGLAALFARLYPALDQLGLTYEVVFVNDGSRDRSAALLAEQYRARPEVTRVVLFNGNYGQHMAILAGFEHTRGEWVVTLDADLQNPPEEIGKLVAQLAAGHDYVGTVRMNRQDTWFRRHASRAMNRLRERITRIRMTDQGCMLRGYSRHIVDTVNQCREINTFIPALAYTFAQNPTEVDVAHEERFAGESKYSLYSLIRLNFDLVTGFSVVPLQWLSGVGITLSAASGVLFVVLMARRFLFGSEVQGVFTLFAVTFCLLGVILFGMGLLGEYIGRIYQQVRQRPRYLVQAVLEERPSGRPESAAGGASNTSQATGATELGSHAS from the coding sequence ATGAATTGTCCACAACTCTCCGTCGTCATCCCGGTTTACAACGAGGAGGCCGGACTTGCCGCCCTCTTTGCCCGGCTATATCCGGCGCTCGACCAATTGGGCCTGACTTACGAAGTCGTGTTCGTCAACGACGGTAGCCGCGATCGGTCGGCCGCACTGCTCGCGGAGCAGTACCGGGCGCGGCCGGAGGTAACGCGTGTCGTGCTGTTCAACGGCAACTATGGGCAACACATGGCCATTCTGGCCGGCTTCGAGCACACGCGCGGTGAATGGGTCGTCACCCTCGACGCCGATCTGCAGAATCCGCCCGAAGAAATCGGCAAGCTCGTCGCGCAGTTGGCCGCCGGTCACGACTACGTGGGTACGGTGCGCATGAACCGTCAGGACACATGGTTCCGTCGCCACGCCTCGCGCGCCATGAATCGCCTGCGCGAGCGTATCACCCGCATCCGCATGACCGACCAGGGCTGCATGCTGCGCGGCTATAGCCGGCACATCGTCGATACGGTCAATCAATGCCGTGAGATCAACACGTTCATTCCGGCGCTGGCGTACACGTTCGCGCAAAACCCGACGGAAGTGGATGTCGCTCACGAAGAGCGATTTGCAGGCGAATCGAAGTACTCGCTCTACAGCCTGATTCGTCTGAATTTCGACCTCGTCACCGGTTTCTCGGTGGTGCCGCTGCAATGGCTCTCGGGCGTGGGCATCACGCTGTCCGCCGCCTCCGGCGTGCTGTTCGTCGTGTTGATGGCCCGCCGCTTCCTGTTCGGCTCGGAAGTCCAGGGCGTGTTCACCTTGTTCGCCGTTACGTTCTGCCTGCTGGGCGTGATTCTTTTCGGCATGGGCCTGCTCGGCGAATACATCGGCCGCATTTATCAGCAAGTTCGCCAGCGCCCGCGTTATCTGGTGCAGGCAGTGCTGGAAGAGCGTCCGTCCGGCCGCCCGGAGAGCGCCGCCGGCGGTGCATCGAATACCAGCCAGGCCACCGGGGCAACGGAACTGGGATCGCACGCGTCATGA